The following proteins are encoded in a genomic region of Clarias gariepinus isolate MV-2021 ecotype Netherlands chromosome 12, CGAR_prim_01v2, whole genome shotgun sequence:
- the LOC128533832 gene encoding uncharacterized protein C12orf56-like, giving the protein MMEGSVEQTDSGGLHVQSHLGHFSLCRNNSKLETFLKRHSHRDVHERIHYYESCVVVSEELDKVFLHVLLTDDSIYLSEYQPRTLSRALHFSLILYIQLLSANTTPLISHSGIKILTSTVSWLFTVDWFCSYDEALISFTKYKVALL; this is encoded by the coding sequence aTGATGGAAGGCAGTGTGGAGCAGACTGACTCAGGTGGACTCCATGTCCAGTCCCATCTCGGACACTTCTCTCTCTGTCGGAACAACAGCAAACTGGAGACGTTTCTGAAGAGACACTCTCACCGGGACGTGCACGAGCGGATTCACTACTACGAGTCGTGTGTCGTGGTTTCTGAGGAACTCGACAAGGTGTTTCTGCACGTGCTGCTCACCGACGACTCGATTTACCTGAGCGAGTATCAGCCTCGGACCCTCAGCAGGGCTCTGCACTTCAGCCTCATTCTGTACATCCAGCTGCTCAGTGCAAATACAACTCCACTCATCTCACACTCAGGAATAAAGATACTCACCTCTACTGTCTCCTGGTTATTCACTGTGGACTGGTTTTGTAGTTATGATGAAGCTTTAATTAGCTTTACAAAATACAAGGTCGCTCTCTTGTAG